A region of the Parasteatoda tepidariorum isolate YZ-2023 chromosome 7, CAS_Ptep_4.0, whole genome shotgun sequence genome:
ATTTGCAAAGCCAACATTCTCACTGTATTAATTCGCATCAGCGATCACTCGGTAGTGCAATTCGCGCATGctcgtattttttttctttgtgacattcatttttcatgcaaaaactCCTGTTTGCGAATTTGAAGATGCAAGTGTGAACCTGTGGTAAAACAAACTTACGCACAAAAACCGTGCCAATCTAGTTCTCGTTCATATCTCCGAATTCGTGTATGCGACATTTTTTCATCACAGGTGTATCTGAGTCAGGCATACATGAGGGATTTCTACTTAAGTAGGCTCCAATTCATGGCCAACAATGATAGTATATTATTGTTTGCCAAGCTCCAATCATTCACAGAGCGTTAAAAGCGATTGAATGATAAATCCCAATGCGTATTAGCTTGCTTCTGCAATTAGCATGCCTCTGCACATGCTCATGTATATGATTCGGCTTCCGTACTAACTCCTTCATTAGTATGCAGCTCCAGTAATAGTTATTCACacttgatgcaaaaaaaaaaaaaaataaataaataacacctGCGAATGAGAATCAGATAGGTCAGGATATCTGTAAATATTcagtagactgatcgttaagacacggttcccagcagatcaccgaagtcaagcatcattggcttcggtcagtctgcgtagggaccgaggctgtgcggtattgatcctcgttaaactgttctaccgtaaagtgctcgacttcgcgtgctggTCGTCGGGCTTCTGAAGCGGggttgccatcccctctgcagaggattaaaattgtgatggcttgtcttcggatcatccttagggatgtttcccagaccatcgctaatagcccattgtgcagctctagtgcgatgttaATGAACTGCATCGGTTTCAGGTATTAACCAAATTCTCATtcgtatgtaaaaaatttgcacCTAGTGTAAATGGTCCCTTAAGTTACCTTTCAACTTGCAGCATCTTAAACGTTTCCCATTTACAATCATTTGAACTTTTCATAGGAGATCAAGATGGACTACAAATGCGAATAGCAGAACAATGGCGACACTAGCTATGCTTTCACCATGCACTATGACTATCCACTGTAGCTTGAGGATAACAATAGGGGTTGGAAGTTTATAAGTTTCTATCTCGATTTTTAGGGCTgggatagcttggttggtaggGCCCATGTCCAAATGGTCTTGAGTTCAATCGGAACTGCAGATCCTACTCCAATTGTTCAACTATTTGTGGTGAAAACAGAGAATATAACTGCTgtctcttgtttttttttttcaaagataagtagattttgcttaaaaaactaGTGGATATCAGAATACCGTATAATccttgctttaattttttaagtgaaagcaaaatattctgatttttcaaattatataaataaaaaatgtgtatagaaaaataaggaacaattaaaaatttcttacactttattttattttaataagtagatCAAACCTCTGTGAAAAGAGGGAGGTTTTAAccaaatttcttgaaaatcattcaataaaagtcatttagcacttatataaattttacaatgtaaaaCTTAAGCCTCCCATATGccttgcaaaataataaaaaaattcataatattttttcctataattattataagtagaaatattcataaatcaatttttctaaattatgtcAAGTATCACTTGCACTTCTACATTTCCTTTCACATGTTAGGCAATAAGAAAATCTTTCCATTAAtgcaaaaacctttttaattgataaaagcAGAGCAAAACATGAGCaatggtgtttttaaaaataaaataaaaaattaaagagctttTCCAGGTCACAAAAGTCTGGGCGATCTTCAGCTTTTTCTGTTACTGtgattaaacaaaacttttaacatcCACTGAGACTATTTCTCTTTGaatgaaatgatttaattatcaaatatgaAAGCTTCGTTAGAAATTGAAAGAAGCAAGACAATGCAAAAATGATAACAACATGGCATACCAGCAAGCaatgaaatttaatctttttattttaaaagtgttacattaaaaagaaagaaaacgataaaaaaggTAACTTGAATATATTTACTGTTATtctcaatgaaaaattatttgcaagctcttttagataatttataaaattttgaactacaGAAGTGAGTGTAGAGAATTCTAAAAAGCTTCTGATGGGAGCTTTACACATACAAGTGATAcaataagaaatatgttttagcctaatgcattttaataaaagtttgcaAAGTTTAGAACACAATGGCTTTTTCAGTTCTGACTAAAACCTTTCTGCTAATATCCAAAGGTCTTCTGTtgtagaaatttcatttaagaagtaataataaattaaaaaaaaaaaaaaattccattgtaatctaaataaaatttatttattagagtttGGAACACAATAGCTTTTCCAGTTCTGACTAAAACCTTTCTGCTAATATCCAAAGGTCTTCTGTtgtagaaatttcatttaagaagtaataccaaattttaaaaaaatcaaaaaaccattttatttattaactaaatttgaaataaatgtggatacacatcttaaatttaataaataaattgcacaaaCACATTGTGAAGTAGTTTTATGTGAACTATGCCTAACACTTAATTCGAAAAGCACTGTAacagataaaaatcaaaaacttactaactgtaactttttaatttgcttgGAAATCTTTAAGtttatgaagaatttaatttaattatagcgAGATATTTTATAACACAAACTTAAAAATACCATGAAtcagaaaatctaaatttatattgaacTTATATGATAGAAATTACCTGGcttcatttaaaactaatcttagaaaaatataacctgttaatttattatttgcaataagTTCATAAAGGCTTGGATTTTAGtcattctaatataattttggaTTGTTATAGAGAATAAATTACATGCGTCCAGTCCAAAACTCTAAACCTATTTagaatagtttaaaacaaattgaaaattattgtaatgaaTCTTAGCAATCTCTTTCAATATGTAATCATTCTTTTGTCAGcatgaataaacaaaatatgaaaattaaaaaaaatcatgacagtaatttttatcccttttatttattcttattttcatcCTTTTATTCTaccaaatatatgaaatatacaatgacaatgtttttaagaaaggaAGATCAAACATCACcacactttactttttttcagataagttgagatattttatttgtttcgtcAACAAAATAGTTGATTCACAATTCATTTTACCACAGAGAAGAATAACACAgacaataatgaaataattatgcagAAAAAAACAAGGCAACAAAGCATGCtgattgcttattttttggCAAATGTAATCTTCATAGCATGTGTAGGTGTTATCTTAAATCCTTGAAGAGCATCTTTAGCTGCTCCACTATGAACTTCATTTTCAAACTCTACAAAAGCAATGTCTGACCTTCCAGGTACCAATCGAACTTCTTTAAAACCAGAgaatctgaaattaaaacaagaattcaaaaaattgaataaaacaaattgcaaGACATGGATTTGgatatttacaaaatcatttttgagaGCATAAATGATTGTCAGTtagtcaaaattattattaaatatcaactcgtaatttttaaaataaaataattgtgtacaataaattttgtattttaatctaTGCACTACTcacttataaaaagaaaattgcgattaattttacaaattcattttttaaaaaaagtgacaatagataatcaaaatttacaataacaGTTACAAAAGTTTCCCTACTACAGCATTAAATACTACTGGCCATTAAAATATTGggaaaattagagaaaaaaaaatgcagctaGTATTCCATACTAAGACTTCAGTCTTCAAACTTGATGCAATTTTGAGAGTATatgttttcctttctttatGTAATTTCAAAGAACATTTCTTAGGATGTAAGcatccaaatattttattataaggataacctatcaatataaattttatacatttgagttgaataaaatcttttttttataagctgggttttcaagttttaaataataacgtatggcaattttttttaaaaaatttactaagataatttttaaaatatctcttgcACAAGAAAAGAACACATCATTGTCATACCTTAGAGCCTTTATCCAAAATGTAGGATTTAAATGGTAACTCTACAGAAAcagtattttattagttttcatagCAGCAACTCTCACTCTATAGCAGCAACTCTATCACTTTTAATAAACGTTCCTCTAACTTTTTTGATTGACaaccaattaaaaatatcaaaaattgtttgagGCACACCAgaatatattaatgtaaaaatgagaaaatcttattactataaatgttttttttctctcttaaactttacagaaatatcaaaatctaaGTTTTATGTATGTGAATGCTCATACACTTAACTCATAATAAcatcttatataaataaaaataaatgattttatcaattcaatagatatttcaaaatttattcatgctGTCATATTGACCAACTagaacaataaaacaaataaataaatttgcactatcgtttaactttttatttgtatattcaattattagatttaaatagaACAGTTACAATATTCTTTTGAGTAAACTTTCTTAGGCATAATTTCCCTTAAATTTCAATGGTTTGTTCCAGTGAACACATCATCAGGTTgtaataaaagagtaaaatcaTCTGTCATGACAGCAAGTTTCGTTTTAAAATGTTGTCTGAAACTCGATTTAACTGTTGTTTTCAGTAAAGTTTGGCACAACCTAGCACTAGAAGGGACCTGGGTTTGAAATAATAATGTGATGAGTATAAGCCCAGGCTTTAtagtcataaatattaattagattttagaTAGATTAGAAAAGACGAGCCATCTTTGTCACTATCCTCGATAACAATaaccggagaaaaaaaaatatttttgaaatatataagaaCTTTAATAGTGATGAtatcattaaatctattaaactaAGTAGAATGAGATGGGCCGGGCATGTAGTGAGAATGAGCCTAGAACGAACAGCAGTAAGAGTCTTTAATGCAACCTCCTCCAATAAAAGGCCAAGAGGAAGGCCCAAAAAGAGATGGAAGGACTGTGTGGATGAGGATTTTGCGATCCTAAGAGTAAAGAACTGGAAATCAATTACTGGGAGAAGGGCAGGATGAGAAAAGCTTCTGAGGAAGACCCAGGCTTATAAAGAGACGCCATGCTAATCCTGAGATTAGAAAAGATTGTTGCTTTTGATAGCAATAGTTACCACTACCATCTTTGCAATAGTTACCATAACCATCTTTGTCACTATCCTCGATAACAACAACcggagaaaaatatatatttttgaaatatataagaaCTTTAATAGTGATGAtatcattaaatctattaaactaAGTAGAATGAGATGGGCCGGGCATGTAGCGAGAATGAGTCCAGAACGAACAGCAGTAAGAGTCTTTAATGCAACCCCCTCCAATAAAAGGCCAAGAGGAAGGCCCAAAAAGAGATAGGAGGACTGTGTTGATGAGGATTTTGCGatcctaaaagtaaagaactggaaATCAATAACTGGGAGAAGGGCAGGATGGGAAAAGCTTCTGAGGAAGACCCAGGCTCATGAAGGGATGCCGTGCTAATGCTGAGATTAGAAAAGATTGTTGCTTTTGATAGCAATAGTTACCACTACCTTCTTTGGAAATTCACCTTCAAGAATGtattttaatccttaaaaaaagtAGTCATAGGCTTGAGTTTCACATTATTTACCATAGCACTCATAACAACAGTgcagtgcaattttttatttttttttttaaatttcctattgCTTTACAAGGTATAACTTTAAGACCTTTAGTCAAAGTTTTATGTGGGAGTAAAGTGAACCGTAAAGGTGATTTGTCCATATTCCTAATGCAACCAATATCCATATCTTCGGATGCccaatcaaaataagtaaaaaaattactgcacAATTACCTTGTATTTTCCAGAATCTTTTGTTCAATGCTTGTCACAGATATAGATACAATGCTATGACATTTTACAAACCTTTACAACTAACCATTAGATGCTAAATCAATATTATTGCTTTCATTACtatgcaaactttttaaaatttgtaatgcatgcatttttattctaaaacagTTTAGAAGCCTTCATACTTTTCTCTCTCCAACAAAATGTCTCAGAccaacaaaatgttttcaattttaagaaactgcATGTTTTGGCTCTCTTGTTTTCAGatggtaattttttcttttaatcactttgaaaaacaatcaatttttctttttgttttatccaGTCTTGTACACAAGACCTCAGTATAGAAAAGTATTTCACTGTGGCACttattttaccttttagttCATCAAGCTTATTTAAAGTTTCCAGCATAAAAGCCAAAACACAGCTCCAACATCTTTTCAGCTTAACAGCTTCGATTTTTAACGTGTTCACCTACCACACAATTACTCATTTTGAGAGAGcatctataaataaatagaaatcgGACCGCTTTAGTGAACTAGGAAGCGGAAGTGCTGTTTGATTACTCTTAACTATAAAGAATCAGCTGAAGAAAACAGGCTTGTAtttgccccccccccctcaaaaTAAACTCATGACatcctgaaaaaaaagaagaaaaaaataccatttctcTTATGATTATTTCCTCTATCGTGGTTTGATTTGTGAGTAGAACTGAGTTggaaaattcactttttatcTTGCAAAATGAGCCCAGAATTATCAGCAATTTAAGCATACTGGCTAATGTGGGGTAATACAGTAGATATTAATAGCATTCCACAAAGTGTGCAACATCATGCACAGATATAATAGTTATAAAGTATaagtttattagaaaatatatatacaattaaaaatagtagtatatgttttttttcatgatattaaAACAACAGCATTAAAGTAAAAGACACAATATTAAAACACTTTCTAAGAATAATGAAGTTGCTTACtggttaaataataaagataacatCAACTCATTTGTTTCTACTGGCAAGTTGGTAAGGAACAGGATTTGATTTGGTGGTTGTTCTGATGTCACAGTGATAGTAGGAGTAGTagctgaaaatgattttaaaaaaaagtgagctTTAACCagaacaaataaatacatattaaatttagtttggcAGTGGTAGgaatgtttcataaatatttttttcccttctatataaaaatactttcctAGTCAGTCAAGTAGATAAAAGTACTTTCTCCTATTCAGTTAAGTAGATTTATAATTAGGAATAGACTATAATTTTCATAGTCTACATTACTaggaaaagaatgtttttttgtttttctgcaCTTTAGTCTCAAGAATGCCCTTTTTTGTGCACTTTTCAATCAGTTGCTGAAATTTAAGGGTACAAAGGGTCTCCAGCAATAAATGACACCGAAGGTGACGTATAACTATCTAAACTAAAGGATCAGGACCATATAACATTTTATAGAGTTAGTTTTACacttccataaaaataaataaaatcgaaaaataaagagaaaactcatatatttttttatatgtgtctaatttcaaaaatataaaagtaaacatgtcttttttttttctatcaaatatttatgcaaGTAGAGCGTTTTTTTTGGTAAAGGGAcctagggaaaaaaataattggcttTTGGGGGCCaccttgaattaaatttttatgcaattaatattCTTTAGTTTACTAAGAACAATAATATCaattttcctgaaatatttaaaaacaaagtattacaaattatatataataatttcaaagttgttgttttttttactaaagtttttaagttgttttttaccTTTCTCTATGCATTAataatgttgatatttttacagtatacaATTACTAAGTTGAGTAcacatattctttaaaaaaaatattgtctgctaattaaaatttgtattttaatttgaagtcaatcttttagaattttttgacaCTCTGATTTTATAATTCTTGGTTGCTATTTTATTTGCGATCAGaagtatttattacaaaattaattgaatgtcGCTTAAAAAATAGTGAAGAAAGCTTCCTGTTGATATGTCTAAAGTTATAAACAACTCTTTAAGTagaatttaaacagttttagaggaacagaaaagtaataaatagatAGCTAAGCAAAAATGTTGAAGACcataaaaaactacattttatgatgcctgaattaataaaaagactGGAAAAATATGTCTTTGCAACAAATTGCTTTAAGATCCGAAGTCAAAAAGTACAattcacagaaaaataaaatgaggttccaaaatttcttaaaacatacaaataaaataatctttaaaatacagCAAGGCTACAAGGTGTTGAAAAATGGAATGCACTTACTGGGCAAACTATCCAGAAATACAATtacagtgaaattttaaatacagtacactctcgattaACCGTGCACGGATTATCCGTGCTCATTCCGGAGTCACACAAAAAAgataaagagaaacattttcaagattaaaaaattttgattcatgaaTTACAACACCaccaaatttttggaagcaatattCGTTATTGGATTGCAGTACATGGAATATCAGCAGCATGGTCAAAGGCAAAATTGTCTACGTTATCACGATCTATGAGAAAGATCATACCGCTTGATGAACAATCCtcttcagatgttcaagaaaaatataacagtattctcgaacaagccttgatgaagaaaatttagaagattggtttcaaagcgatgcatgtgagcctggctttcagtatttgactgatgaagacatcgctatgttgttaaatcaaatagtgacgatagtaactgatgcagaagatgtagtaaatgaatgaaatacaattttttattctgctgctctgtggaaactttattagattatatgggaGAATTTGATTACAGTGACATTACTGCGGTTCGTGAAATATGTGCATCGATATATGTCGAAGacgcattacacattttttaataaggaaaattcctagtttgatgttatgcatgcaaatgttagtaattttcatattttttgtactgatattgaatttttctttaataaaaggagttttcggattatccgtgtttttcgattgtccgtgcgacctgtcccggtgattaacccggataatcgggagtgcacTGTATACACTTTACAAAACTAATAGTCATCTTTGAttctgtcaaaaaatttttatgtacaaaTAAACATACTAAGAAGGTGTGTATACacaatagtattaaaatttaaagggatAAAGAACCAGAAGTGTTTAGGCTGTATTGAACACAAACAACATTGCATTGTTATCGAAAGGAAATCAAGAGGGAAATAAATTGTCAGACACACAAAAAAtgggaaaacaaaattatggaTGATAGAGTATAGTATTAGGCCACCTCAAAGTTGTTAACTTCATTTGTACAAGCTGAGGCACATatacttaaaagtaataaaactattacttaCACACTGTTTGCTTTGTCTGAGGTAATGAATTGGCAACCATACTCTGAACCAATGAACCTGATGCAACTCCAGGAATCAATCCAGGAAGTAAAGGATTTCCCTTTCCAGGctcttttgctttcttttttccttttttcaattcTGCAGCCTCTAATGCATGCTTACCAAGAGCTGATCTATCAACATAAGTGCCTTTGATTTTTGCTATGGCATTAGAATCAGATTTAGAGTATGATATGCgctaaaaataaggaaaaaattccattatttaccctttttcaataaaataaataaataaaaaaataagaaaacaatttcgTTATAACGCAAgtactgataaaattttgtagttaCTACCAAGCGTTGCCAAAGTGGGTCCAAGCAAATTTTGCGAACCcaaattggtttttttttttttaatgggcCCACTTAAAGAAACTCATTTCTTTCCAAggtgggttttttcaaaatttattgaacaagATCATTAGGTTAagcttaaaaagcaaaataattggccttagaacaaaactttcaaataattaatgaaaaattaatttgatacataaattgaaatttatgccACTTATTTTAAGAGCATACATGGAAAAGTGAAGTTAATGTTCTTTATAGAACAATGGATTTCCTTTAaccttacaatattttttaatttatatgaaattataattattgttattgtaatttaatttaaatgaaattattatgttcATTACGTAAattagtttgcatttttttcatacatactaaaaaagaagagtaaataaagaaatttggggaaaacattgaaataattattaaaacaagttttatattttgctgctAGACATTCATAACATAGTTAATTGTGGGCTAATCTAGATAAATTGTcaattaccccccccccccatttttttcctattaataaCATGTTTTATCCATAAGGGTATATACATTATTGCATGGTCTCATTCCAGGCAGTAAAGGAACAACTTTTTGCAGGGGTAGcagcaaagttttttaaaattttagggtaattttaggaacttttttcaaaaaattttaggtaaattttaGGGGTAATATATGATTTTGCTAGGATAAAAACAGATCACACGGTAGTTTATCGCATAACAGAAGATTATTACAATTCATCCACacatatcataaataattgcaagccataaaataaagctctgaaatt
Encoded here:
- the LOC107456513 gene encoding U1 small nuclear ribonucleoprotein A isoform X2, which codes for MLDIRPNNSIYVNNLNERIKKEELRRSLYAIFSQFGSVVDVVALKTAKMRGQAFIAFRDINSATNALRSMQGFPFYDKPMRISYSKSDSNAIAKIKGTYVDRSALGKHALEAAELKKGKKKAKEPGKGNPLLPGLIPGVASGSLVQSMVANSLPQTKQTVSTTPTITVTSEQPPNQILFLTNLPVETNELMLSLLFNQFSGFKEVRLVPGRSDIAFVEFENEVHSGAAKDALQGFKITPTHAMKITFAKK